AGCCATTACTATGACCTTGGCAGCTCTTGGTCAAGCTACAGCTAAAGGCTACGACCAAATCGATAACGCGCCAGAAGAAAAAGCGCGGGGTATTACCATCAATACTGCTCACGTTGAGTATGAAACCGAAACTCGGCACTATGCTCACGTAGACTGTCCAGGCCACGCTGACTATGTGAAGAACATGATCACCGGCGCGGCTCAGATGGATGGTGGCATCCTCGTAGTAGCTGCTACCGATGGGCCTATGCCCCAGACTCGCGAACACATTCTGTTAGCAAAACAAGTGGGTGTTCCCAGTCTGGTTGTATTCTTGAACAAAGAAGACTTAATGGATGACCCAGAACTCTTGGAACTAGTAGAACTAGAACTAAGAGAACTGTTAACCAGCTATGATTTCCCTGGCGATGATATCCCCATTATCAAAGGCTCTGGTCTGCAAGCTCTCGAAGCAATGACCAAGAATCCTAAGACCAAAAAAGGTGAAAATCCTTGGGTAGATAAAATCTACGAATTGATGGATGCTGTGGATTCTTTCATCCCCACTCCTGAGCGGGATGTTGATAAGCCCTTCCTGATGGCTGTAGAAGACGTGTTCACCATCACAGGTCGTGGTACTGTGGCGACTGGACGGATTGAACGTGGAAAAGTCAAGGTTGGCGATACTGTCGAGCTAATTGGTCTGAGAGACACTCGTAGTACCGCCGTCACCGGGATTGAGATGTTCAAGAAGAGCCTCGAAGAAGGTCTGGCTGGAGATAATGCAGGCGTACTACTGCGTGGTCTGAAAAAGGAAGATATTGAGCGCGGTATGGTGATAGCCAAACCAGGTTCAATTACACCTCACACTCAATTTGAAGGGGAAGTGTACGTCCTCACAGAAAAAGAAGGTGGCCGTAAGACTCCATTCTTCGCTGGCTACCGTCCCCAGTTCTATGTACGTACAACCGATGTAACT
This Nostoc sp. C052 DNA region includes the following protein-coding sequences:
- the tuf gene encoding elongation factor Tu; this encodes MARAKFERNKPHLNIGTIGHVDHGKTTLTAAITMTLAALGQATAKGYDQIDNAPEEKARGITINTAHVEYETETRHYAHVDCPGHADYVKNMITGAAQMDGGILVVAATDGPMPQTREHILLAKQVGVPSLVVFLNKEDLMDDPELLELVELELRELLTSYDFPGDDIPIIKGSGLQALEAMTKNPKTKKGENPWVDKIYELMDAVDSFIPTPERDVDKPFLMAVEDVFTITGRGTVATGRIERGKVKVGDTVELIGLRDTRSTAVTGIEMFKKSLEEGLAGDNAGVLLRGLKKEDIERGMVIAKPGSITPHTQFEGEVYVLTEKEGGRKTPFFAGYRPQFYVRTTDVTGTIKGYTSDEGKEVEMVMPGDRIKVTVELINAIAIEQGMRFAIREGGRTIGAGVVSKILK